Proteins co-encoded in one Lineus longissimus chromosome 11, tnLinLong1.2, whole genome shotgun sequence genomic window:
- the LOC135496202 gene encoding diphosphomevalonate decarboxylase-like, producing MADIVRPGKDSDLCLVTCTAPVNIAVIKYWGKRDESLILPINSSLSATLDQEQLRATTTVAVSPAFKEDRIWLNDEEESIQNPRLQTVLSEVRRHARKRPHNGDSILSKMVTWKVHICSKNNFPTAAGLASSAAGYACLVASLAKLFGVEENVSYLARQGSGSACRSMFGGFVEWRKGSEPDGSDSMAVQCFPESHWPEMRILILVVSDHKKITGSTSGMQRSVETSDLIAYRAEHVVPQRMRDIKEAIAKRDFETFADITMKDSNQFHAICQDTYPPIYYMNDTSKAIVHLVHCYNDYVGSSKIAYTFDAGPNACIYSLDEHVAPFLVLLQHFFPLPNGECYITNPSDEHIHLKKNIVNKVKLEPQTGAIKYIKQTKVGPGPQVLENGPHLLGTDGMPL from the exons ATGGCGGACATCGTACGACCAGGGAAAGACAGCGATTTATGCCTCGTAACATGCACTGCTCCCGTTAATATTGCTGTAATTAAGTATT GGGGTAAACGAGATGAAAGCTTGATTCTTCCGATAAACTCATCCTTGAGTGCCACCCTAGATCAAGAACAG TTGCGAGCTACCACTACTGTTGCCGTGAGCCCAGCTTTCAAGGAGGATCGTATTTGGTTGAACGATGA AGAGGAATCAATCCAGAACCCAAGGTTACAGACAGTTCTTAGTGAAG TAAGGAGACATGCTAGAAAACGACCCCACAATGGCGACAGTATCTTATCAAAGATGGTCACTTGGAAAGTGCATATCTGTTCAAAGAATAACTTCCCAACTGCTGCAGGTCTAGCCTCGTCTGCTGCAGGCTATGCTTGCCTTGTTGCATCACTTGCAAAGCTGTTCGGTGTTGAAGAGAATGTCTCATACTTAGCAAG ACAAGGCTCAGGCAGTGCATGTCGCAGCATGTTTGGAGGATTTGTTGAATGGAGAAAAGGAAGTGAGCCTGATGGGTCGGATTCAATGGCTGTCCAGTGCTTTCCAGAATCACACTGGCCAGAGATGAGGATACTCATTCTAGTT gTGAGCGACCACAAGAAGATCACAGGAAGTACATCAGGGATGCAGAGGTCGGTGGAAACATCTGATTTGATCGCATACCGAGCAGAGCATGTTGTACCGCAGAGGATGAGAGATATCAAGGAGGCAATTGCAAAAAGAGACTTTGAAACGTTTGCTGATATCACTATGAAG GACAGTAACCAATTCCATGCCATATGCCAAGACACGTACCCTCCCATATACTACATGAACGACACATCTAAAGCTATCGTCCACCTTGTACACTGCTATAATGATTACGTTGGCTCCAGTAAG ATTGCCTATACATTTGATGCTGGTCCCAATGCCTGTATCTACTCACTAGATGAGCATGTCGCACCATTCCTAGTCCTCCTACAACATTTCTTCCCACTGCCCAATGGAGAATGTTACATCACCAATCCATCAGATGAACATATTCACCTGAAAAAG AATATTGTAAACAAAGTCAAGCTGGAACCGCAGACTGGTGCTATAAAGTATATCAAACAAACCAAG GTTGGACCTGGTCCGCAGGTGCTTGAAAATGGGCCACATCTTCTTGGAACAGATGGAATGCCACTGTAA